A window from Exiguobacterium marinum DSM 16307 encodes these proteins:
- a CDS encoding GrpB family protein yields MRKVEVVKYSPEWKRKFEEEAGKLRRLFEEELVAIHHIGSTSVEGLAAKPIIDMMPVVRDIERVDAYMERMEALGYRGLGEYGIPKRRYFRKGEEERTVHVHVFEEGNPDVIRHLAFRDYLRTFPDVRDDYGALKLQLAAQHPEDMEGYIQGKHNWIIETERLATQWYKENHGV; encoded by the coding sequence ATGAGAAAAGTCGAAGTGGTGAAGTACAGTCCGGAATGGAAGCGGAAATTTGAAGAAGAGGCGGGAAAGTTGCGTCGACTATTCGAAGAGGAACTCGTTGCGATTCATCATATCGGAAGCACATCGGTCGAAGGGTTAGCAGCGAAACCAATCATTGACATGATGCCGGTCGTACGGGACATTGAACGAGTCGATGCGTATATGGAGCGGATGGAAGCGCTCGGTTATCGAGGGCTCGGTGAATACGGTATTCCGAAGCGGCGTTATTTCCGTAAAGGGGAAGAAGAGAGAACGGTTCACGTGCATGTGTTTGAAGAGGGGAATCCGGATGTCATCAGACACCTCGCCTTTCGAGATTACTTACGTACCTTCCCTGACGTGCGAGATGACTATGGTGCATTGAAACTTCAACTCGCAGCGCAGCACCCAGAAGATATGGAGGGGTACATTCAAGGGAAGCATAATTGGATTATCGAGACGGAACGGCTAGCGACACAGTGGTATAAAGAAAATCATGGGGTTTGA
- a CDS encoding GNAT family N-acetyltransferase — MEITFIPTTDARLIARLNRSIHEHHFRMNPEFFAEYEEEKMYEAFLTLIGRPGHHYMVMQLEATPIGYIWFEEKVSEANAFRQAVRTVYVHHISIDTTYQRNGYGRRVMEWMEQWALDHRFKSIELDYWMSNTDAASFYGEIGFIPKRQIVMKKLEE, encoded by the coding sequence ATGGAGATCACATTTATCCCTACGACCGATGCACGTCTCATCGCACGGTTGAATCGTTCCATTCATGAGCATCATTTCCGGATGAACCCAGAATTCTTTGCGGAGTATGAGGAAGAGAAGATGTATGAAGCCTTTTTAACACTGATTGGAAGACCCGGCCATCACTATATGGTGATGCAGCTTGAAGCAACTCCAATCGGTTACATATGGTTCGAGGAGAAAGTGAGTGAAGCGAATGCTTTTCGTCAAGCTGTCCGAACCGTGTATGTTCATCACATCAGTATCGACACAACGTATCAACGGAATGGTTATGGTCGACGTGTGATGGAATGGATGGAGCAATGGGCGCTTGACCACCGATTCAAATCGATTGAACTAGACTACTGGATGAGCAATACGGATGCTGCTTCGTTTTATGGCGAAATCGGGTTTATCCCGAAACGTCAGATTGTCATGAAAAAATTGGAGGAATAA
- a CDS encoding aldo/keto reductase translates to MQRIALTEELSFSRVVHGMWRLADWDMTPQERLTFIEQCIELGITTFDHADIYGGYTCEGLFGEALKLKPELRDQMEIVTKTGIKLTGSFNPGQTLNYYDTTKEHIIAQAERSLKELAIDYIDTLLIHRPDPLMNPDEVAEAFITLRDSGKVREFGVSNHVPATQNLLQSRLPFQLVTNQLELSPMQLKHFEDGSVDLCHEKRMPLMAWSPLAGGQLFKDEQYAPLREKLEDIRSRHNASGIDSIVYAWLIKHPANIMPIIGSGKIERVQTGVDALQIDLTREEWFEILKAARGRDVD, encoded by the coding sequence ATGCAACGCATCGCTTTAACAGAGGAACTATCATTTTCACGTGTCGTTCACGGAATGTGGCGTCTCGCTGATTGGGATATGACCCCGCAGGAACGCCTTACATTCATCGAACAATGTATCGAACTCGGCATCACAACTTTTGACCATGCTGACATTTATGGGGGTTATACATGCGAAGGGTTGTTTGGGGAAGCGTTAAAACTCAAACCTGAACTCCGTGACCAAATGGAGATTGTTACAAAAACGGGCATCAAATTGACAGGATCATTCAATCCGGGTCAAACGCTCAACTATTACGATACGACTAAAGAACATATCATCGCGCAAGCGGAACGGTCGTTGAAAGAACTCGCCATTGATTATATCGATACGCTACTCATCCACCGTCCAGACCCGTTGATGAATCCGGATGAAGTCGCTGAGGCGTTCATCACGTTACGCGATAGCGGTAAAGTACGCGAGTTTGGTGTATCCAACCATGTACCAGCCACACAGAACTTGCTCCAATCACGTTTGCCGTTCCAACTCGTGACAAATCAACTTGAACTGTCTCCGATGCAATTGAAGCACTTCGAGGATGGATCCGTTGACCTTTGTCATGAAAAACGGATGCCACTCATGGCCTGGAGTCCACTAGCCGGAGGTCAGCTCTTCAAAGATGAACAGTATGCGCCACTTCGTGAAAAACTTGAAGACATTCGTTCACGTCATAACGCGAGCGGGATTGACTCAATCGTGTATGCATGGCTTATCAAACATCCGGCGAACATCATGCCGATCATCGGATCAGGAAAAATTGAGCGTGTTCAGACAGGTGTCGATGCTCTTCAAATCGACCTCACACGTGAAGAATGGTTTGAAATTTTGAAGGCGGCACGCGGTCGAGATGTTGATTGA
- a CDS encoding serine/threonine protein kinase — translation MSNYEQYADVTFDRIGDSFQVMAMHPELHLHGIGRSAAVFRLKEKDRVIKVFFPGYEQIATEEAAIYEKLKGLPYFPKCYESGASYIVMDYIEGKTLFECLTEGIWIDSTYISAVDESLRQARLLGLTPSDVHLRNIILTPNGQIFLIDLARFRQGQQIDHQWEDLKRMYRLYRFRFMPKQYDATFLNRIACLYRKFVNDPDS, via the coding sequence ATGAGTAACTATGAACAATATGCGGACGTCACCTTCGATCGGATAGGCGACTCGTTTCAGGTGATGGCGATGCACCCAGAGCTTCATTTACATGGGATTGGAAGAAGTGCGGCCGTGTTTCGTTTAAAGGAAAAGGATCGTGTCATTAAAGTGTTCTTCCCAGGTTACGAACAAATCGCAACCGAAGAAGCGGCCATCTATGAAAAACTAAAGGGACTTCCTTACTTTCCGAAGTGCTATGAGTCCGGTGCGTCATATATAGTGATGGATTACATCGAAGGAAAGACGCTATTTGAGTGTCTGACGGAGGGGATTTGGATTGATTCGACTTACATCAGTGCAGTGGACGAATCACTTCGTCAAGCGAGGCTACTCGGATTGACCCCATCGGACGTTCATTTGAGAAATATTATTTTGACCCCGAACGGACAAATTTTTTTAATCGATTTGGCACGATTCAGACAAGGCCAGCAAATCGATCATCAGTGGGAAGATTTGAAACGGATGTATCGTCTTTATCGCTTTCGTTTCATGCCGAAACAATATGATGCGACGTTTCTCAATCGAATTGCGTGCTTATATCGCAAGTTCGTGAACGATCCGGATTCTTGA
- a CDS encoding four-helix bundle copper-binding protein → MAHRIYANELEMLHECVETCNYCLESCLEEKDVQMMVDCIRLDRECAAACSFLAEAMTRDSAFVPELARACAIICKACAQECEKHKHAHCQECARVCTECASMCDRLAA, encoded by the coding sequence ATGGCTCATCGAATTTATGCGAATGAACTCGAAATGCTCCATGAATGTGTGGAGACATGCAACTATTGTCTAGAATCTTGTTTAGAGGAAAAAGATGTACAGATGATGGTCGATTGTATTCGACTCGACCGAGAATGTGCTGCTGCCTGTTCGTTTCTTGCTGAGGCGATGACGCGTGATTCGGCATTTGTTCCGGAACTTGCTCGAGCTTGTGCAATCATCTGTAAAGCATGTGCACAAGAGTGCGAGAAACATAAGCATGCACATTGTCAGGAATGCGCGCGAGTCTGTACAGAATGTGCCTCGATGTGTGACCGCTTGGCCGCATGA
- a CDS encoding GNAT family N-acetyltransferase, whose product MIRNCRRDDLQMILHIYNDAIVNSTAVYHYEPVTLENRVAWYEEKKVQDCPVIVWVEDDVVMGFATFGPFRPWPAYHYTVEHSVYVHPGYRGKGIGNKLLKEIIRIAETRGMKTVIGGIDASNVTSIRAHEKVGFVHSGTIRKAGYKFGKWLDLSFYQLDLEGPASPTEE is encoded by the coding sequence ATGATTCGCAACTGTCGCCGAGATGATCTTCAAATGATTTTACATATTTATAATGACGCAATTGTGAACAGTACAGCCGTCTATCATTATGAACCGGTGACGCTCGAGAATCGAGTGGCCTGGTATGAGGAAAAGAAAGTGCAAGACTGTCCGGTCATCGTATGGGTAGAGGATGATGTTGTCATGGGATTTGCGACGTTCGGACCGTTCCGTCCATGGCCGGCATACCATTACACGGTCGAACATTCCGTGTATGTGCATCCCGGTTATCGCGGGAAAGGAATCGGTAACAAGCTCTTAAAAGAAATCATCCGTATCGCCGAAACGAGAGGGATGAAGACGGTCATTGGGGGAATTGACGCGTCGAACGTGACGAGTATTCGTGCTCATGAAAAAGTTGGATTTGTTCATTCCGGTACGATTCGAAAGGCCGGATATAAGTTCGGAAAATGGCTTGATTTATCGTTTTATCAACTTGATTTAGAAGGCCCTGCATCGCCTACAGAAGAATGA
- a CDS encoding zinc ribbon domain-containing protein YjdM, with the protein MTEYPSCPKCQSSYVYEDGPLLVCPECAYEWSPSEAAEAEAASQIKDANGNPLQDGDTVTVIKDLKVKGTSLVVKQGTKVKGIRLVEGDHDIDCKIEGLGAMKLKSEFVKKI; encoded by the coding sequence ATGACTGAGTACCCAAGTTGCCCAAAATGCCAATCATCTTATGTGTACGAGGATGGTCCATTGCTCGTATGCCCGGAATGTGCCTATGAATGGTCACCGAGCGAGGCGGCAGAAGCAGAAGCGGCGTCCCAAATCAAAGATGCGAACGGAAACCCGCTTCAAGACGGAGACACCGTCACCGTGATCAAGGATTTGAAAGTGAAAGGGACCTCGCTTGTCGTCAAACAAGGGACGAAAGTGAAGGGGATTCGACTCGTAGAAGGTGACCATGATATCGACTGTAAAATCGAGGGACTGGGCGCGATGAAACTGAAGTCGGAGTTCGTGAAGAAAATCTAA
- a CDS encoding DUF6440 family protein: MGQRFVLKSKQHMSGGIIKIVMDRYTGVHYIMTSGLGLSGMTPLLDEHGKVVIEKPQSTS, from the coding sequence GTGGGACAACGATTTGTATTGAAGTCGAAACAGCATATGAGTGGTGGGATCATTAAGATTGTCATGGATCGCTATACGGGCGTTCATTACATAATGACTAGTGGATTAGGATTGAGTGGGATGACACCTCTCCTAGATGAACATGGAAAAGTCGTGATTGAAAAGCCCCAATCGACTTCGTGA
- a CDS encoding aldehyde dehydrogenase family protein — MHTDFTNMYINGEWISGSSEKSIDNVNPFSNETLFSIRSADEDDLNRAYEAAKASQTDWADMLPQARRELIEKFAQLTMDNKDLIVDWLVKESGSTRIKAESEFAASMAIIKEAATFPFRMDGLIKPSIVPNKENRVYRKPLGVIGIISPWNFPLHLAVRSIVTALATGNTVVVKPATATPVTGGLLFASLFEEAGLPKGVLNVVVGRGSEIGDAIVEHPIPRLISFTGSTEVGQGIAEKAGRLLKKTALELGGNNVFVVLDDADLDRAVESAVYSKFFHQGQICMSTNRILVAESIHDEFVDRYVERVKQLKAGDPNEKDTQVGPLIDHDQIDRILEQIEKTVDAGANVHTGGTADGNVLEPTVLSGVTNDMPLAKNEIFGPVAVILSFKDDEEALRLSNELPYGLSGAVHGSVYRATNFARKVETGMIHVNDQSVNDEPHMPFGGEKNSGLGRFNGEWVLEEFTTLQWVSIMHERREYKPFFS, encoded by the coding sequence ATGCATACAGATTTTACGAACATGTACATCAATGGTGAGTGGATAAGCGGGTCGAGCGAGAAGTCGATTGACAACGTCAATCCATTCTCGAACGAGACTCTCTTCTCGATTCGTTCAGCGGATGAAGATGACTTGAATCGCGCTTATGAAGCAGCGAAAGCGTCTCAAACGGACTGGGCTGACATGCTTCCGCAAGCACGCCGTGAGTTGATTGAGAAGTTTGCCCAGCTGACGATGGACAATAAAGACCTAATCGTTGACTGGCTCGTGAAAGAGTCTGGGAGTACACGTATCAAAGCGGAAAGTGAATTCGCCGCATCGATGGCCATCATCAAAGAAGCCGCGACGTTCCCATTCCGTATGGACGGGCTCATCAAACCTTCCATCGTCCCGAATAAAGAAAACCGAGTATATCGTAAACCACTCGGGGTCATCGGCATCATCAGCCCGTGGAACTTCCCGCTCCATTTGGCTGTCCGCTCGATTGTGACGGCTCTTGCGACCGGAAATACGGTCGTCGTCAAACCGGCAACAGCGACACCGGTCACAGGTGGGCTTCTTTTCGCATCCCTCTTTGAAGAAGCCGGTCTCCCGAAAGGTGTGCTCAATGTCGTCGTCGGACGAGGATCTGAAATCGGCGATGCGATTGTCGAACATCCGATCCCACGTCTCATCTCGTTCACAGGTTCGACCGAGGTCGGGCAAGGAATTGCGGAGAAGGCAGGTCGTCTGCTGAAGAAAACAGCACTTGAGCTCGGTGGAAATAACGTGTTCGTCGTACTCGATGATGCCGACCTCGACCGCGCCGTCGAATCAGCAGTCTACAGCAAGTTCTTCCACCAAGGACAAATCTGTATGTCGACGAACCGAATCCTCGTCGCTGAATCGATTCACGATGAGTTCGTGGATCGTTACGTTGAGCGCGTTAAACAGTTGAAAGCGGGTGACCCGAACGAAAAAGACACGCAAGTCGGTCCGCTCATCGATCATGACCAAATCGATCGCATTTTAGAACAGATTGAAAAAACGGTCGATGCCGGTGCGAACGTCCATACTGGCGGGACAGCGGACGGCAACGTCCTCGAACCGACCGTCCTCAGTGGTGTAACGAATGACATGCCGCTCGCGAAAAATGAAATCTTCGGTCCGGTCGCGGTCATCCTTTCGTTTAAAGATGACGAAGAGGCGTTACGTCTCTCGAACGAATTACCGTATGGATTGAGCGGTGCCGTCCACGGCTCGGTTTACCGTGCGACCAATTTTGCACGAAAAGTCGAAACCGGTATGATTCACGTCAACGACCAGTCGGTCAACGATGAACCGCACATGCCGTTCGGGGGCGAGAAAAACTCTGGTCTCGGACGCTTCAACGGTGAATGGGTACTCGAAGAGTTCACGACGCTTCAATGGGTGTCCATCATGCATGAACGTCGCGAGTATAAACCGTTCTTTTCTTAA
- a CDS encoding PadR family transcriptional regulator encodes MAMSQMLKGLLEGCLLAIIGKGETYGYEMSEKLQAYGFTMVSEGSIYPVLLRMKKEGWVETVQKELPSGGPKRKYYILTEVGQQELLAFKQRWIEVSSGVDRVLREENKDGTFKEKS; translated from the coding sequence ATGGCAATGAGTCAAATGTTAAAAGGTCTGCTTGAAGGGTGTCTATTGGCCATTATTGGTAAAGGTGAGACATACGGTTACGAGATGTCTGAAAAGTTACAGGCGTATGGATTTACAATGGTGAGCGAAGGAAGTATTTACCCCGTTCTGCTACGGATGAAAAAAGAAGGATGGGTCGAGACGGTTCAAAAAGAACTTCCATCCGGAGGCCCAAAGCGGAAGTACTACATTTTAACGGAAGTGGGTCAACAAGAATTACTAGCCTTTAAACAACGTTGGATAGAAGTTTCAAGCGGTGTCGACCGCGTACTCAGGGAGGAGAATAAAGATGGAACTTTCAAAGAAAAGTCGTGA
- a CDS encoding DUF1129 family protein encodes MELSKKSRDFLDDLSVYLMSSGKSETEVKDIVFELKDHLLEAEQAGKDVDDVIGQSPNSYMQYIGHEMAFDMNEFIKVIVMMISNLFAYIIIGSFIQGEMTFSTIQMIGFPLVAILFLLAASQAFRTMAVRSKESKFKNGVTYVVLAAIPMLSFLGLMVLDIFIDTPTVVFGTVGQLVLFGIGVITLLIVSVWTKTWINLIIPILLFGPQYAFARTSLPLEQQLIFSMLIFFIGMAIFFLVWAKKNKENQV; translated from the coding sequence ATGGAACTTTCAAAGAAAAGTCGTGATTTTTTAGATGATTTATCGGTATACCTCATGTCGAGCGGGAAGTCCGAGACTGAGGTGAAAGATATTGTCTTTGAGTTAAAGGATCACTTGTTAGAAGCGGAGCAAGCAGGGAAGGATGTGGACGATGTCATTGGACAAAGTCCGAATTCCTACATGCAGTATATTGGTCATGAGATGGCATTCGACATGAATGAATTTATCAAAGTCATTGTGATGATGATTTCAAACCTGTTCGCATACATTATTATTGGCAGTTTCATTCAAGGTGAGATGACGTTCTCAACAATCCAAATGATTGGTTTCCCACTTGTAGCGATCCTTTTCTTATTAGCTGCTTCACAAGCTTTCCGTACTATGGCGGTTCGCTCGAAGGAAAGCAAATTCAAAAACGGTGTAACCTATGTCGTGCTTGCTGCGATTCCAATGTTATCATTTCTTGGTTTGATGGTGCTTGATATCTTCATCGATACTCCGACGGTTGTTTTCGGTACGGTCGGTCAACTTGTATTGTTCGGAATTGGTGTAATCACATTACTCATCGTCTCTGTATGGACAAAAACATGGATTAATCTAATCATTCCGATTCTTTTATTTGGACCGCAATATGCGTTTGCTCGCACGAGTTTACCACTTGAGCAACAATTGATTTTTTCGATGTTGATTTTTTTCATCGGAATGGCAATTTTCTTTCTTGTCTGGGCCAAGAAAAATAAAGAGAATCAAGTCTGA
- a CDS encoding YjjG family noncanonical pyrimidine nucleotidase, whose amino-acid sequence MKRYEAILFDIDDTLLDFKQSEHVALEQLLASYNVRMTDEVKSRYVDINTGLWRAFERGEVDREEVLVGRHTKLFDSLGLTVDGPYVEQQYRDYLHAGVHMIDGALEIVQTLSADYPLYIVTNGVTETQFKRLESSGLLPYFQDVFVSDATGSQKPMKPFFDYVFDRIPNVTPEKGLIIGDSVTADIAGGRMYGLDTCWFNPKEVAATMESTYEIRHLHELKSLL is encoded by the coding sequence ATGAAACGTTATGAAGCCATTTTATTTGATATTGATGACACGCTATTAGACTTTAAACAAAGTGAGCACGTCGCCTTGGAGCAATTGCTCGCATCCTACAATGTCCGGATGACGGATGAGGTGAAGTCACGCTATGTCGACATCAACACAGGTCTATGGCGTGCATTCGAACGTGGGGAAGTAGACCGCGAGGAAGTACTCGTCGGTCGTCACACGAAACTATTCGATTCGCTCGGTCTCACGGTCGATGGACCATATGTCGAACAGCAGTATCGTGACTATTTACATGCAGGCGTACACATGATCGATGGTGCGTTAGAAATTGTACAAACGCTGAGCGCAGACTATCCGCTCTACATCGTCACAAACGGCGTGACGGAGACTCAATTCAAACGGTTAGAGTCATCGGGACTATTGCCGTACTTCCAAGACGTCTTCGTATCGGATGCGACCGGCTCGCAAAAACCGATGAAGCCGTTCTTTGACTATGTTTTCGACCGAATTCCAAATGTAACGCCAGAGAAAGGCTTAATCATCGGCGACTCGGTCACGGCAGATATCGCCGGTGGGCGGATGTATGGTCTAGATACGTGCTGGTTCAATCCGAAAGAAGTGGCCGCGACGATGGAGTCGACGTATGAGATTCGACATTTACATGAGTTAAAATCGCTTCTCTAA
- a CDS encoding NUDIX hydrolase, which yields MDIVFPTEHGVFNYRVAGIFVKDDHLLIHRNVRDDFWALPGGRVTLGEEAATALARELHEELNMHVTDTSFAFVHENLFTYNDQPFHEIGLYFYVDGDLPLQDGDFYGSEGDHLIYRWQKLDRLQDVTLYPEVLGQLPNRLPVHSLNPS from the coding sequence ATGGACATCGTATTTCCGACTGAACACGGCGTCTTCAATTACCGCGTTGCCGGTATTTTTGTAAAAGACGACCATTTATTGATTCACCGAAACGTCCGGGATGACTTTTGGGCATTACCCGGGGGGCGCGTGACGCTCGGTGAAGAAGCCGCAACCGCGCTCGCACGCGAGCTTCATGAAGAGTTGAACATGCATGTGACCGATACCTCGTTCGCTTTCGTGCACGAGAATTTATTTACGTACAACGACCAACCGTTTCATGAGATTGGACTGTACTTTTATGTAGATGGTGACCTCCCGCTCCAAGACGGAGATTTTTACGGATCTGAAGGAGATCACCTCATCTATCGTTGGCAAAAGCTTGACCGTCTCCAAGACGTCACGCTCTATCCAGAAGTATTGGGTCAACTCCCGAACCGTTTGCCAGTTCATTCACTAAACCCGTCTTGA
- a CDS encoding pentapeptide repeat-containing protein, giving the protein MFQPHTQYRDEDFRDVTLRDEELSHVTFENCRFTYVDATELQTERCQFINCDFTDSKWNASRHVGSSFLNCQFHGVNLFTSEFEQCKMTGSSFEESQFEGVLVTEGDWSFVNLRHVSLKKMDWSHVRLIEADLYGTDLTETVWYQADLSRATLQHAVCRSADFRGALVDGVDFSNVTLQQTKLDAMQAIQVARSLGAIVE; this is encoded by the coding sequence ATGTTTCAACCACATACGCAATATCGAGACGAAGATTTCCGTGACGTGACACTCCGAGACGAAGAACTGTCACACGTCACGTTCGAGAACTGTCGCTTCACATACGTCGATGCAACAGAACTACAAACGGAGCGCTGTCAGTTCATCAATTGTGACTTCACGGATTCGAAATGGAACGCGTCCCGTCATGTCGGCAGTTCATTTTTGAACTGTCAGTTTCATGGTGTCAACTTGTTCACGAGTGAGTTTGAACAATGTAAAATGACCGGGTCATCTTTTGAAGAAAGTCAGTTTGAAGGCGTTCTTGTAACAGAGGGGGACTGGTCATTCGTCAATCTTCGCCACGTGTCGCTCAAAAAGATGGATTGGTCCCATGTACGTTTAATTGAGGCGGACCTGTACGGAACTGACTTGACCGAGACGGTTTGGTATCAGGCGGACTTGTCCCGGGCGACACTTCAACATGCGGTGTGCCGTAGTGCCGACTTCAGAGGAGCACTCGTCGATGGGGTTGATTTTTCGAACGTGACGTTACAGCAAACAAAATTAGACGCGATGCAGGCGATCCAAGTCGCGCGCTCATTGGGGGCGATTGTAGAATGA
- a CDS encoding aminoglycoside 6-adenylyltransferase, translated as MKPEQIIEQLVAFATEREYIRTVVLNGSLVNPNIRPDPCQDVDLAFYVEDVRAVAADRSWIDMFGEVLIMQTPETSDPERHVTFLVQYVDGHRLDLTIRRVDQLEAMLESDSLSQIIFDRDDHPDVTPSDTSYRVKHPSADEYAACWNEFWWVSLYVVKGIKRHQVLYALDHLDIMRNMLRQMMEWNIGYATDFSVNLGKSGDGMRDHLPEELWEMLGATYASAELSAIEDTHDRLQSLFFFCAQRVAEQGHFVFQEEEARRVRAACATLRHSND; from the coding sequence ATGAAGCCGGAACAAATCATTGAACAGCTGGTTGCGTTCGCAACAGAACGTGAATACATCCGAACGGTCGTCTTGAACGGCTCGCTCGTCAATCCGAACATCCGACCAGACCCATGTCAGGATGTCGATCTTGCCTTTTACGTGGAAGATGTAAGAGCGGTTGCGGCCGATCGCTCATGGATCGACATGTTTGGAGAGGTCTTGATTATGCAGACACCTGAGACGTCTGATCCCGAACGACATGTAACGTTTTTAGTGCAATATGTAGACGGACACCGTCTTGATTTGACGATTCGGCGTGTTGATCAACTTGAAGCGATGCTCGAATCCGACTCGCTCAGTCAAATCATCTTTGACCGAGATGATCATCCAGATGTGACGCCGTCAGACACATCGTATCGTGTGAAACATCCGTCTGCTGACGAGTATGCGGCTTGTTGGAATGAGTTTTGGTGGGTGTCGCTCTATGTCGTCAAAGGAATCAAGCGGCATCAAGTGCTATATGCGCTCGACCACCTCGACATCATGCGGAATATGCTCCGTCAGATGATGGAATGGAACATCGGTTATGCGACAGATTTCTCGGTGAATCTTGGGAAGTCAGGGGACGGGATGCGCGACCATTTACCGGAAGAGTTATGGGAGATGCTCGGGGCGACGTATGCCTCGGCTGAACTGAGCGCCATTGAGGACACGCATGACCGATTACAATCACTCTTTTTCTTTTGCGCGCAACGCGTCGCCGAACAAGGCCATTTCGTATTTCAGGAGGAAGAAGCGAGACGCGTCCGTGCTGCATGTGCAACACTTCGACATTCGAACGATTAA
- a CDS encoding ion channel yields the protein MNTILLTIALLFISLNVFWFFKRQTYKQTGFDGRLFAQLFVSLFGVMLGFTLIYYALSRDSAILVTSLESMNAVEPTWENLLYFSGVTLLSIGFGDLLPIGLTRLFAIIEGAIGILLPSAFFIKSMYQKDE from the coding sequence ATGAATACGATTTTATTGACGATTGCATTACTCTTCATCAGCTTGAACGTGTTTTGGTTTTTCAAACGTCAAACGTATAAACAGACAGGATTTGATGGGAGGTTGTTCGCTCAGTTATTCGTCAGCCTATTTGGTGTCATGTTAGGGTTCACGTTGATTTATTATGCGCTATCTCGCGATTCAGCCATTCTTGTGACCTCACTCGAATCCATGAATGCTGTCGAACCGACTTGGGAAAACCTCCTGTACTTCAGCGGGGTCACCCTACTATCGATTGGCTTTGGTGATTTGTTGCCAATCGGATTGACCCGATTATTCGCTATCATCGAAGGCGCAATCGGTATTTTATTACCGAGTGCCTTCTTCATCAAATCGATGTATCAGAAAGACGAGTGA
- the tenA gene encoding thiaminase II: MKFTDHLRQEADGLFEASFHHPFVRSLGEGTLDEKKFRHYVMQDSYYLNQFSKVQAKGATLAPTMELSSRFLTHALHTIEAELSLHREFFTMLDVTDVELATFEPAPTAYAYALHMQQAGPTLGDVLASILPCYWVYYEIGERLKDKRPDHPIYSAWIATYGSEWFRELVEEQIDRLDELAGQATEEERVRYTKLFLKSCYYEVAFWEMAWTLESWTLSQEVNQ, from the coding sequence ATGAAATTTACAGATCACTTACGTCAGGAAGCAGATGGATTGTTTGAAGCAAGCTTTCATCACCCGTTTGTCCGTTCACTCGGAGAAGGAACGCTCGATGAGAAGAAGTTCAGACATTACGTCATGCAAGACTCTTATTATTTGAATCAGTTTTCGAAAGTGCAGGCGAAGGGGGCGACGCTCGCACCGACGATGGAACTATCAAGCCGTTTTTTAACACATGCCTTACACACGATTGAGGCGGAACTCTCACTTCATCGAGAGTTCTTTACGATGCTCGACGTGACGGATGTCGAATTGGCGACATTCGAGCCGGCTCCGACCGCTTATGCGTATGCGCTCCATATGCAACAGGCAGGACCGACACTCGGGGACGTGCTCGCGTCGATCCTTCCGTGCTACTGGGTGTATTACGAGATTGGCGAACGTCTTAAAGACAAGCGTCCTGATCATCCGATTTATTCGGCCTGGATTGCGACGTATGGCTCAGAGTGGTTCCGTGAATTGGTGGAAGAACAAATCGATCGATTAGATGAGCTCGCAGGACAAGCGACAGAAGAAGAGCGTGTGCGTTATACGAAACTGTTCTTGAAGAGTTGCTATTACGAAGTCGCTTTTTGGGAAATGGCTTGGACACTTGAGTCGTGGACATTGTCACAGGAGGTCAACCAATGA